In Cervus canadensis isolate Bull #8, Minnesota chromosome 6, ASM1932006v1, whole genome shotgun sequence, one DNA window encodes the following:
- the C6H15orf61 gene encoding uncharacterized protein C15orf61 homolog, protein MEALRRAHEAVLRLLLWRPWAAGAASRPKPRASEVLTRHLLQRRLPHWTSFCVPYSAVRNDQFGLSHFNWPVQGANYHVLRTGCFPFIKYHCSKAPWQDLAGQDRFFTALKVVNLGIPTLLYGLGSWLFARVTETVHTSYGPITVYFLNKEDEGAMY, encoded by the exons ATGGAGGCCCTACGGAGGGCCCACGAGGCTGTGCTTCGTCTGCTGCTGTGGCGGCCCTGGGCCGCGGGCGCCGCCTCCCGCCCGAAGCCCCGAGCCTCTGAGGTGCTGACGCGGCACCTGCTGCAGCGGCGCCTGCCTCACTGGACCTCCTTCTGCGTGCCCTACAGTGCAGTCCGGAACGACCAGTTCGGCCTCTCGCACTTCAACTGGCCCGTGCAGGGCGCCAACTACCACGTCCTGCGCACCGGCTGCTTCCCCTTCATCAAGTACCACTGCTCCAAGGCTCCCTGGCAGGACTTGGCCGGGCAGGACCGGTTCTTCACGGCGCTCAAGGTCGTCAACCTCG GTATTCCAACTTTATTATATGGACTTGGCTCCTGGTTATTTGCTAGAGTCACAGAGACTGTGCACACCAGTTATGGACCAATAacagtttattttctaaataaagaagATGAAGGTGCCATGTACTGA